One genomic region from Lycorma delicatula isolate Av1 chromosome 1, ASM4794821v1, whole genome shotgun sequence encodes:
- the Nle gene encoding notchless protein homolog 1: MADNSEKRVLAKFKSENGDEPESNMIDLPLNVTVDHLKVICNTLLQQEENVPYVFFVNDKEIVKSLDSVLDVDCINTEQIVEIIYQQQAVFKVRPVTRCTSSLPGHAEAIVSVAFSPDSRHLASGSGDTTVRFWDIMTQTPTHTCQGHKNWVLCISWSPDSSRVASGCKNGTIRVWDANTGNQLGPTINAHTAWITAITWEPYHSNPDCRYFASSSKDGSIKIWDCILCQNVRVLSSHTASVTSLKWGGSGLLYSSSHDRTIKIWKVQNSTVFLSKEVTFRTLHGHAHWVNTLALSTDYVLRTEAIISPQDNLDPVDKKSRQNLALSRYKDVHDKTGEHLVSGSDDFTLYLWAPEKDTKPVARMMGHQQLINQVQFSPDTRIIASASFDKSIKLWDGRTGKFIATLRGHVQAVYMVAWSADSRLLVSGSKDSTLKVWDMRTKTLHVDLPGHADEVYAVDWSPDGQRVASGGKDKVIRLWQY, translated from the exons ATGGCTGACAACAGTGAAAAAAGAGTTTTAGCAAAGTTTAAGTCTGAGAATGGTGATGAGCCAGAGTCTAACATGATAGATCTTCCTTTAAATGTTACAGTGgatcatttaaaagttatatgtAACACACTTCTACAACAG gAGGAGAATGTaccatatgttttttttgtcaaCGATAAAGAGATTGTAAAATCTCTTGATTCAGTGTTGGATGTTGACTGCATAAATACTGAACAAATTGTTGAGATTATTTATCAGCAGCAGGCTGTTTTTAAAGTTAGACCTGTTACTCGTTGTACAag ttcattaCCTGGTCATGCAGAAGCTATTGTATCAGTTGCATTTAGTCCGGATAGTCGTCATTTGGCCAGTGGTTCTGGTGATACAACTGTACGATTTTGGGATATAATGACACAAACACCCACACATACATGCCAAg GTCATAAAAATTGGGTACTATGCATTTCATGGTCTCCTGATTCATCCCGTGTAGCTTCCGGATGCAAAAATGGAACAATTAGAGTATGGGATGCTAATACAGGAAATCAGTTGGGTCCTACAATAAATGCTCACACTGCCTGGATTACAGCTATCACTTGGGAACCATATCATTCaa atCCAGACTGCAGATATTTTGCTAGTTCATCAAAAGATGGTAGCATAAAAATTTGGGACTGCATTTTATGTCAAAATGTCAGAGTTTTATCAAGTCATACTGCCAGTGTTACTTCATTGAAATGGGGTGGTTCAGGATTATTATACTCCTCTTCCCATGATAGAACTATCAAGATATGGAAAGTTCAAAAT agTACAGTTTTCTTATCAAAAGAAGTTACATTCCGTACTTTACATGGCCATGCACATTGGGTTAATACATTAGCATTAAGTACAGATTATGTTTTAAGAACGGAAGCAATCATTAGTCCACAAGATAATTTAGATCCAGTTGATA AAAAAAGTCGGCAGAATCTAGCTCTGAGTCGTTACAAAGATGTGCATGATAAAACTGGTGAACATCTAGTGTCAGGTTCTGATGACTTCACATTATATTTATGGGCTCCTGAAAAAGATACAAAGCCTGTTG CTCGAATGATGGGCCATCAGCAACTGATTAATCAAGTGCAGTTTTCTCCAGATACTCGAATAATTGCATCAGCATCATttgataaatctataaaattatggGATGGGAGAACTGGAAA GTTTATTGCAACTTTACGTGGACACGTACAAGCTGTGTATATGGTAGCTTGGTCAGCCGATTCAAGATTGTTAGTAAGTGGTAGTAAAGATTCAACATTAAAag